In the genome of Palaemon carinicauda isolate YSFRI2023 chromosome 15, ASM3689809v2, whole genome shotgun sequence, one region contains:
- the LOC137654829 gene encoding cell adhesion molecule 2-like: protein MTFPKSTREDMPEKDPHISGARDQYHVGDLVQVNCTSSPSKPAASLRWYINDKQAESSSLVDHAPVTNSEGLETSILGLRFRARVSHLRHENLKLRCSATIAAVYYRERTMYIRAYPSDRGEPLESRGMFTGSAVPAASAMADSLALLTIIGLVALR, encoded by the exons ACATGCCCGAGAAAGACCCACACATCTCCGGCGCCCGGGATCAATACCACGTGGGTGACCTGGTCCAGGTGAACTGCACTTCTTCTCCATCCAAGCCAGCTGCCTCTCTCAGGTGGTACATCAATGACAAACAG GCCGAAAGCTCATCTCTGGTGGACCACGCCCCCGTCACCAACTCCGAAGGCCTAGAGACGTCCATACTGGGACTGCGTTTCCGAGCCCGCGTGAGCCATCTCCGTCATGAGAATCTCAAGTTACGCTGCTCCGCAACTATCGCCGCTGTCTACTATCGAGAGAGGACCATGTACATAAGGGCGTATCCGTCAGACCGCGGAGAGCCTCTGGAGAGCCGGGGCATGTTTACAG GCAGCGCAGTGCCAGCAGCCTCAGCGATGGCGGACAGCCTGGCTCTCTTGACGATTATTGGCCTGGTGGCATTGAGGTAA